In Timaviella obliquedivisa GSE-PSE-MK23-08B, the sequence TGAGCAGAGAGCTTATTGCAAACGACAGGTCTTGCGATCGCGCTCATACGCCTCATCTTGCCAAGAAAATGCAAAATGGCTGACTGCATCAATGGGGGGGGACATCTGCTGAAGCGTTAACATTTGCCACTCTAACGGCGGATGCTCATTGAACCAGGCTCCCCAGGTTCCTGCCAAAGCCGGAATCACCTGAGTTCCAGGCGGAGCCTTCGCCATGACGCGCTGAATTTCTGCCACGATACAACTCATATCACCACAGGTTGAATACGCCATCGGATGCCATTCCATGGCACTTGGAAACTGATCCCAGGGCTGTAACCTCGCGTCATAACTTTGCGCACCAATCGTTTGATTACCATTTGGAAAGAATACGGCTCCGGCAGGAATTCCTCGCTGCTGCACTGGCAAAGCTGCCATGGATAGAAAGTCGAGCACGCCCTGAAACGCATGGGCAATACTTAAATACCAGAGTTGGTTTTGTAGCTGACCCTGGGTTAGAGGTGCGGGAGAAGGGAGTTGCCCTTGCCAAAGAGGCTCTTTGTTTTGATCATACTGAGACGCGATCGCCGTCATTTCTGTGGTAGAGACAAAGCCTTGAGCCAAGTACCGCCGAATCAATTCTCGTCCTCTGTCATTTTGGGCGCGTTGCGAGAGTGCTTCCTGGGAAGCGCTTCCGTAAATCCATAAATCTTGCACTTTGCTGGCGATCGTGTTGCCGCCTGTTCCTCTGGGGTAACGCAAATAGTCAAATAAGACTCCGTCGGGCTGTCGGTTCAATATGGCTTGGACTAGCGTAGCGTAG encodes:
- a CDS encoding family 10 glycosylhydrolase produces the protein MKSVNFLSGLRSLFYCNLWIMVMGLNTPSSVRAAQTLSACQVSNEAIAQLSTLRHVAVQGEDDAIAQAEYRDQQRQLADQLRNCRSQNWPQTQAIWLRLYPCDVRPGKLDEIFDRILSQGYNQVYLEVFSDGQVLLPSQDNPTAWSSVLWQPGYERRDLLAEAIAKGRARGIKVYSWMFALNFGYTYSLRPDAEQTLARNGRGQTSLSLGSPDVTPTGAIASNETFVDPYSPQAQRDYATLVQAILNRQPDGVLFDYLRYPRGTGGNTIASKVQDLWIYGSASQEALSQRAQNDRGRELIRRYLAQGFVSTTEMTAIASQYDQNKEPLWQGQLPSPAPLTQGQLQNQLWYLSIAHAFQGVLDFLSMAALPVQQRGIPAGAVFFPNGNQTIGAQSYDARLQPWDQFPSAMEWHPMAYSTCGDMSCIVAEIQRVMAKAPPGTQVIPALAGTWGAWFNEHPPLEWQMLTLQQMSPPIDAVSHFAFSWQDEAYERDRKTCRLQ